In one window of Verrucomicrobiia bacterium DNA:
- a CDS encoding DUF4126 domain-containing protein yields the protein METLELLGATMGLGALSGISLYLTVFVVGFSLNMGWLILQPGLEPLEALAEPWIWTLALVFYLLEFFADKVPWVDSLWDAIHTIIRPVGAMFVSITVLGQTHPSVEVLGALLAGGAATTTHLTKSGTRLLINSSPEPVSNVVTSVFEDVIVVVGSILTVRYPLYAMGAVIIFAIIFVFLAPRIFRMAKAYWIFVLGKLNVNGSRQSELKTYLPHEFDIALRRLFGVEEKVEWSLPCLTGKLKGVGGHVRGYLVKTSARNRIYFVGKKSFRVITSLVTSDVFKVENREGFLYDELVFYQETAGVFGKFRFSKKHQVSVKQVCQQLEQDVAPTPVVASSSSLQQVS from the coding sequence ATGGAAACGCTCGAACTACTAGGGGCTACAATGGGCTTGGGCGCTTTATCAGGTATTAGTCTTTATTTAACGGTTTTTGTGGTGGGCTTTTCGTTGAATATGGGGTGGTTGATTTTGCAACCGGGATTGGAACCATTGGAAGCGTTGGCAGAACCATGGATTTGGACGTTGGCGCTGGTTTTTTATCTTTTAGAATTTTTTGCTGATAAAGTGCCTTGGGTTGATTCGCTGTGGGACGCAATTCATACCATCATCCGTCCGGTGGGAGCGATGTTTGTTTCGATAACTGTTTTAGGTCAAACGCATCCTTCCGTTGAGGTTTTGGGAGCGTTATTGGCTGGTGGCGCGGCGACGACGACGCATTTGACGAAGTCGGGAACGCGATTGCTAATTAACAGTTCGCCTGAACCGGTTTCTAATGTTGTGACGAGTGTTTTTGAAGATGTGATTGTGGTGGTGGGATCGATTTTAACCGTGCGTTATCCGCTCTATGCAATGGGGGCGGTTATTATTTTTGCCATTATTTTTGTGTTTTTGGCGCCTCGCATTTTTCGCATGGCTAAAGCGTATTGGATTTTTGTTTTGGGTAAGTTAAATGTGAATGGATCAAGGCAATCGGAATTGAAAACTTATTTGCCCCATGAGTTTGATATTGCGTTGAGGCGATTGTTTGGTGTGGAGGAAAAGGTGGAGTGGTCTTTACCTTGTCTCACGGGAAAATTAAAAGGTGTGGGAGGTCATGTCAGAGGTTATTTGGTGAAGACAAGCGCTAGAAATCGGATTTATTTTGTGGGGAAAAAGTCGTTTCGTGTGATTACGTCTTTGGTGACGTCGGATGTTTTCAAAGTGGAAAATCGGGAGGGATTTCTTTACGATGAACTGGTTTTTTACCAAGAAACAGCTGGGGTTTTTGGTAAGTTTCGTTTTTCGAAAAAGCATCAAGTTTCGGTAAAACAGGTTTGTCAGCAATTAGAACAGGATGTTGCTCCAACGCCTGTCGTTGCTTCTTCTTCATCGCTGCAACAGGTTTCTTAA